The following are encoded together in the Lagopus muta isolate bLagMut1 chromosome 7, bLagMut1 primary, whole genome shotgun sequence genome:
- the JCAD gene encoding junctional protein associated with coronary artery disease isoform X1: MFSVEDLLISHGYKLSKNPPASYENRYDGYRHEAAGNRSAQRTLNGLEADPRAAYCRKPLTKTNSSSTESSHGSQGRQAGPGYHHDLQGLSTFHTSEGGVYDRPQLAWSSQPKSDKDLAYWRRRGQDFSVLLGYSQKGGAEMQGLTAAHGAPRHPKDAQMKVGLSTEYVRRSGLPESCEGPGDCKWQNMRTESWNQPKKVGRQMSDGDREKLLQELYSLTLGDDVLGSHNKGKSQSLPRVLLQESMRCVEMPSVTNSNNSLSVSKAPSYPSHRLTVESAKHHETGGHFLPLVKPKYGRPLKPPSYELQRQSRTAETGFQDHYQKDEPISYLAKASEPRQDACVHDPGLEPPVYVPPPSYKSPPHHTVSPHPLSEVPNNATYASSDQQDTAERAVACQRPAVNSVEMGAAPCKDNHLPPGKQSHSRRPADFLRSVQYIPFDDPRIRHIKIAPPDGLQGNIKYIENAHSPSSGTSQERDLEVQYNSAFLDASHLAGSVKEERTSDSSTHSSRWLAPSVRDQENCALLDQRDSCSTANHSPCNKASTEYTKGKPLVRNSHMDSTCETVTKVKKFEPGTGMQSKKSSKKKMNETIFCLVSIPVKSESNLPDTDRNNNITQSPDKNRFDNNGALQEQSLLSMSSTDLELQALTGSMTNKNELQKQELWRPEEFKQMNDLRFIQPAKHRELKYSGSWPGDQYKDQQTQTSFSEEPKNPQIFHGPKPGQPSSNKSLSPKQLGCTASTAGSKQTGSPSDDRGCIQGAYGMKGQMYLSQSSNSAFSRTATSVPQASSPKGHQSQPLPAQEREAGVIPKADVVKGGAGAPCNSKELFGQFLLKPVSRRPWDAISELESFNKELQGQEESMSSEEDLESAGASPQPHALPQRRSPRNGNQEPKRDGKLETVVPEVPVFKSGRVKSKSESWSTGTEHGAEMSCVGSQCSSQPGGSNEGVRPADGSLITEMRTGEAKNRANSQPIRTGPVKRFLSSSPSSSYHGNPFNNPVLQEMSEDQNYLDFVKLSKGAAPQNDTKFERGSVVRLSLTKRNQGCSEPDLRAVGLDTASGPGASNSDYSSNENSVEIPVNESLQARAARILGIEIAVESLLPDDHVGPQPGTRPANNAHDFGSSAESTVSGKEGKKDSSYESRRKCGWTESALFVGERDQSLYPDECQTTHQESSTKMLVEEQAFEQPERPSQGGDQKLVSKPTVCQHSEKRVRSTSKVIETLQGKLTSPPSRTAMDRLVRMKEVDSVSRMRRLSIKSADSGEEVDEEKLAKVHEERGSKLATSGTVSKRVVSLSENGYLGGMDKKKIDRDFSLGKTLLWEIQVGTVFLCNRHNRFPYAHVMMLK, translated from the exons ATGTTCAGTGTGGAGGACCTCTTGATTTCTCATGGATACAAATTGTCTAAAAATCCCCCTGCTTCCTATGAGAACAGATATGATGGATACCGGCATGAAGCTGCAGGGAACAGATCTGCTCAGAGGACACTGAATGGCTTGGAAGCAGACCCTAGAGCTGCTTACTGCAGAAAGCCTCTGACGAAAACCAACTcgagcagcactgaaagcagtCATGGGAGCCAAGGGAGACAAGCAGGTCCTGGTTACCACCATGACCTTCAGGGTTTGTCCACTTTTCATACTTCAGAAGGGGG ggTTTATGACAGGCCCCAACTAGCATGGTCTTCCCAGCCCAAGAGTGATAAAGATCTGGCCTActggaggaggagagggcaggacTTCAGCGTGCTGCTGGGCTACTCCCAGAAAGGAGGTGCAGAAATGCAGGGTCTGACCGCGGCCCACGGGGCACCCAGGCACCCCAAGGATGCCCAGATGAAAGTGGGGTTGAGCACAGAGTACGTCAGGAGAAGTGGATTGCCCGAGAGCTGTGAGGGGCCTGGAGACTGCAAATGGCAGAACATGAGAACAGAAAGCTGGAACCAGCCAAAAAAGGTAGGAAGGCAAATGTCGGATGGTGACAGAGAGAAACTGCTCCAAGAGCTGTATTCGCTGACTCTGGGAGACGATGTCTTAGGCTCCCACAACAAAGGGAAATCGCAGTCCTTGCCGAGAGTCCTTCTGCAGGAGAGCATGAGGTGTGTGGAAATGCCCTCCGTGACCAACAGCAACAACTCCCTCAGCGTAAGTAAAGCCCCTTCCTATCCTTCACACAGATTGACTGTGGAATCGGCCAAGCACCATGAAACGGGAGGCCATTtccttcccctggtgaagcccAAGTATGGGAGACCTCTGAAGCCTCCATCCTATGAACTGCAGCGACAGAGCAGAACTGCCGAAACTGGTTTTCAGGACCACTACCAGAAGGATGAACCCATTTCTTATTTAGCCAAAGCAAGTGAGCCGAGGCAAGATGCTTGTGTTCATGATCCTGGTTTGGAGCCCCCGGTCTATGTACCTCCTCCTTCTTACAAATCCCCACCTCACCATACCGTGAGCCCACATCCCCTCAGTGAAGTGCCTAACAATGCCACGTATGCCAGCAGTGATCAGCAGGACACTGCAGAGCGGGCTGTTGCCTGCCAACGACCAGCTGTGAACAGTGTTGAAATGGGAGCTGCTCCTTGCAAAGACAACCATCTTCCTCCTGGGAAGCAAAGCCATTCGAGGCGCCCCGCTGACTTCCTGCGTTCTGTTCAGTATATTCCCTTTGATGATCCTCGGATACGGCACATTAAAATTGCACCACCCGATGGTCTGCAGGGCAACATTAAATACATTGAAAATGCACATAGTCCCAGTTCCGGTACTTCGCAAGAGAGAGATCTTGAAGTACAGTACAACAGTGCCTTTTTGGATGCATCACACTTAGCCGGTTctgtaaaggaagaaagaacttCTGACAGCTCCACCCACAGCAGCAGATGGTTGGCACCATCCGTCCGAGATCAGGAAAATTGTGCCTTGCTGGACCAAAGAGACAGTTGTAGCACAGCTAATCACAGCCCCTGTAACAAAGCCAGCACAGAGTACACAAAAGGCAAACCTCTTGTAAGAAACTCACATATGGACAGCACCTGTGAGACCGTTACAAAAGTGAAAAAGTTTGAACCTGGAACTGGGATGCAGAGCAAAAAgagttcaaagaaaaaaatgaatgaaactaTATTTTGTTTGGTCTCTATCCCAGTTAAATCAGAATCAAATCTGCCAGATACAGATAGGAACAACAACATAACCCAGAGCCCTGATAAGAACAGGTTTGATAACAATGGGGCTTTGCAAGAACAAAGTCTCTTAAGTATGTCTTCAACTGACTTGGAGTTACAAGCTCTTACAGGAAGCATGACCAATAAAAATGAGTTACAAAAACAAGAGCTGTGGAGACCAGAAGAGTTCAAACAAATGAATGACCTCAGATTTATTCAGCCTGCAAAACACAGAGAGCTCAAATACTCTGGCTCCTGGCCAGGTGATCAGTACAAAGACCAGCAAACACAGACCAGTTTCTCTGAAGAACCTAAAAACCCACAGATTTTCCATGGTCCAAAGCCTGGGCAACCCAGCAGTAACAAATCGCTGTCTCCAAAGCAACTAGGATGTACGGCATCCACAGCTGGGTCGAAACAGACAGGGTCACCTTCTGATGACAGAGGCTGCATACAGGGTGCGTATGGCATGAAGGGGCAGATGTACCTCAGCCAGTCCAGCAACAGCGCATTTTCTAGAACTGCCACCTCCGTCCCACAGGCCTCCTCACCCAAGGGCCACCAGAGccagcccctgcctgcccaGGAGCGGGAAGCTGGCGTTATTCCCAAGGCTGATGTAGTTAAGGGAGGAGCAGGAGCTCCTTGCAACAGTAAAGAGCTGTTTGGGCAGTTCCTTCTGAAGCCTGTCAGCCGCCGACCATGGGATGCAATAAGTGAGCTAGAAAGTTTTAACAAGGAGCTGCAAGGGCAGGAAGAGAGCATGAGCAGTGAGGAAGACTTGGAAAGTGCAGGAGCTTCTCCGCAGCCACATGCCCTTCCACAGAGAAGGTCACCTAGAAATGGGAACCAAGAACCAAAACGCGATGGGAAGTTGGAAACAGTTGTGCCAGAGGTGCCCGTATTCAAGTCAGGGAGAGTTAAAAGTAAGTCTGAAAGTTGGAGCACAGGGACAGAGCATGGTGCTGAGATGAGCTGTGTTGGCTCTCAGTGCTCTTCACAGCCAGGAGGGAGCAATGAAGGAGTCAGACCAGCAGATGGAAGTCTGATAACAGAAATGAGGACGGGGGAAGCCAAGAATAGAGCAAACAGCCAGCCAATTCGCACAGGACCTGTCAAGAGATTCTTGTCTAGTAGCCCAAGCAGCTCCTACCATGGTAATCCTTTCAATAATCCTGTCTTACAGGAGATGAGCGAAGACCAAAATTATCTAGACTTTGTTAAACTGAGCAAAGGTGCGGCTCCCCAAAATGATACAAAATTCGAGAGAGGCTCAGTTGTACGCTTGTCCTTAACCAAGAGGAACCAAGGGTGCTCTGAGCCAGATTTGAGGGCAGTGGGACTTGATACAGCCTCAGGCCCTGGTGCTAGCAATTCTGATTActcttcaaatgaaaattctgtGGAAATCCCTGTGAATGAGTCCTTGCAGGCAAGAGCTGCAAGAATTTTAGGCATAGAAATAGCAGTGGAATCTCTCCTTCCAGATGACCACGTTGGGCCCCAGCCAGGCACAAGGCCTGCAAACAATGCCCATGACTTTGGGTCATCAGCAGAGAGCACTGTAAGtggcaaagaaggaaaaaaagacagttctTATGAAAGCAGACGTAAGTGTGGGTGGACAGAGAGTGCTCTCTTTGTTGGAGAAAGGGACCAATCGTTATACCCTGATGAATGCCAGACCACTCACCAGGAAAGCAGCACTAAAATGTTGGTGGAGGAGCAAGCGTTTGAACAACCTGAGAGGCCCAGCCAAGGTGGAGACCAAAAGTTGGTATCCAAACCAACTGTGTGTCAGCACTCAGAAAAGAGAGTGAGGAGCACCTCAAAAGTGATAGAGACACTACAAGGCAAGCTCACATCTCCACCAAGCCGGACTGCCATGGATCGCTTAGTGCGAATGAAAGAAGTCGACTCTGTGTCCCGGATGAGACGTCTGAGCATTAAAAGTGCAGACTCAGGAGAGGAGGTGGACGAGGAGAAGCTGGCAAAGGTACATGAGGAGAGAGGAAGCAAACTGGCAACTTCAGGGACTGTGTCCAAGCGTGTTGTCTCTCTCAGTGAAAATGGATATTTAGGTGGAATGGACAAGAAGAAAATCGACAGAGATTTTTCCTTAGGTAAGACCCTACTTTGGGAGATCCAAGTGGGTACTGTTTTCTTATGTAACAGGCACAATCGCTTTCCTTATGCCCACGTAATGATGCTCAAATAG
- the JCAD gene encoding junctional protein associated with coronary artery disease isoform X2 gives MFSVEDLLISHGYKLSKNPPASYENRYDGYRHEAAGNRSAQRTLNGLEADPRAAYCRKPLTKTNSSSTESSHGSQGRQAGPGYHHDLQGLSTFHTSEGGVYDRPQLAWSSQPKSDKDLAYWRRRGQDFSVLLGYSQKGGAEMQGLTAAHGAPRHPKDAQMKVGLSTEYVRRSGLPESCEGPGDCKWQNMRTESWNQPKKVGRQMSDGDREKLLQELYSLTLGDDVLGSHNKGKSQSLPRVLLQESMRCVEMPSVTNSNNSLSVSKAPSYPSHRLTVESAKHHETGGHFLPLVKPKYGRPLKPPSYELQRQSRTAETGFQDHYQKDEPISYLAKASEPRQDACVHDPGLEPPVYVPPPSYKSPPHHTVSPHPLSEVPNNATYASSDQQDTAERAVACQRPAVNSVEMGAAPCKDNHLPPGKQSHSRRPADFLRSVQYIPFDDPRIRHIKIAPPDGLQGNIKYIENAHSPSSGTSQERDLEVQYNSAFLDASHLAGSVKEERTSDSSTHSSRWLAPSVRDQENCALLDQRDSCSTANHSPCNKASTEYTKGKPLVRNSHMDSTCETVTKVKKFEPGTGMQSKKSSKKKMNETIFCLVSIPVKSESNLPDTDRNNNITQSPDKNRFDNNGALQEQSLLSMSSTDLELQALTGSMTNKNELQKQELWRPEEFKQMNDLRFIQPAKHRELKYSGSWPGDQYKDQQTQTSFSEEPKNPQIFHGPKPGQPSSNKSLSPKQLGCTASTAGSKQTGSPSDDRGCIQGAYGMKGQMYLSQSSNSAFSRTATSVPQASSPKGHQSQPLPAQEREAGVIPKADVVKGGAGAPCNSKELFGQFLLKPVSRRPWDAISELESFNKELQGQEESMSSEEDLESAGASPQPHALPQRRSPRNGNQEPKRDGKLETVVPEVPVFKSGRVKSKSESWSTGTEHGAEMSCVGSQCSSQPGGSNEGVRPADGSLITEMRTGEAKNRANSQPIRTGPVKRFLSSSPSSSYHGNPFNNPVLQEMSEDQNYLDFVKLSKGAAPQNDTKFERGSVVRLSLTKRNQGCSEPDLRAVGLDTASGPGASNSDYSSNENSVEIPVNESLQARAARILGIEIAVESLLPDDHVGPQPGTRPANNAHDFGSSAESTVSGKEGKKDSSYESRRKCGWTESALFVGERDQSLYPDECQTTHQESSTKMLVEEQAFEQPERPSQGGDQKLVSKPTVCQHSEKRVRSTSKVIETLQGKLTSPPSRTAMDRLVRMKEVDSVSRMRRLSIKSADSGEEVDEEKLAKVHEERGSKLATSGTVSKRVVSLSENGYLGGMDKKKIDRDFSLDTYDPTKVEKV, from the exons ATGTTCAGTGTGGAGGACCTCTTGATTTCTCATGGATACAAATTGTCTAAAAATCCCCCTGCTTCCTATGAGAACAGATATGATGGATACCGGCATGAAGCTGCAGGGAACAGATCTGCTCAGAGGACACTGAATGGCTTGGAAGCAGACCCTAGAGCTGCTTACTGCAGAAAGCCTCTGACGAAAACCAACTcgagcagcactgaaagcagtCATGGGAGCCAAGGGAGACAAGCAGGTCCTGGTTACCACCATGACCTTCAGGGTTTGTCCACTTTTCATACTTCAGAAGGGGG ggTTTATGACAGGCCCCAACTAGCATGGTCTTCCCAGCCCAAGAGTGATAAAGATCTGGCCTActggaggaggagagggcaggacTTCAGCGTGCTGCTGGGCTACTCCCAGAAAGGAGGTGCAGAAATGCAGGGTCTGACCGCGGCCCACGGGGCACCCAGGCACCCCAAGGATGCCCAGATGAAAGTGGGGTTGAGCACAGAGTACGTCAGGAGAAGTGGATTGCCCGAGAGCTGTGAGGGGCCTGGAGACTGCAAATGGCAGAACATGAGAACAGAAAGCTGGAACCAGCCAAAAAAGGTAGGAAGGCAAATGTCGGATGGTGACAGAGAGAAACTGCTCCAAGAGCTGTATTCGCTGACTCTGGGAGACGATGTCTTAGGCTCCCACAACAAAGGGAAATCGCAGTCCTTGCCGAGAGTCCTTCTGCAGGAGAGCATGAGGTGTGTGGAAATGCCCTCCGTGACCAACAGCAACAACTCCCTCAGCGTAAGTAAAGCCCCTTCCTATCCTTCACACAGATTGACTGTGGAATCGGCCAAGCACCATGAAACGGGAGGCCATTtccttcccctggtgaagcccAAGTATGGGAGACCTCTGAAGCCTCCATCCTATGAACTGCAGCGACAGAGCAGAACTGCCGAAACTGGTTTTCAGGACCACTACCAGAAGGATGAACCCATTTCTTATTTAGCCAAAGCAAGTGAGCCGAGGCAAGATGCTTGTGTTCATGATCCTGGTTTGGAGCCCCCGGTCTATGTACCTCCTCCTTCTTACAAATCCCCACCTCACCATACCGTGAGCCCACATCCCCTCAGTGAAGTGCCTAACAATGCCACGTATGCCAGCAGTGATCAGCAGGACACTGCAGAGCGGGCTGTTGCCTGCCAACGACCAGCTGTGAACAGTGTTGAAATGGGAGCTGCTCCTTGCAAAGACAACCATCTTCCTCCTGGGAAGCAAAGCCATTCGAGGCGCCCCGCTGACTTCCTGCGTTCTGTTCAGTATATTCCCTTTGATGATCCTCGGATACGGCACATTAAAATTGCACCACCCGATGGTCTGCAGGGCAACATTAAATACATTGAAAATGCACATAGTCCCAGTTCCGGTACTTCGCAAGAGAGAGATCTTGAAGTACAGTACAACAGTGCCTTTTTGGATGCATCACACTTAGCCGGTTctgtaaaggaagaaagaacttCTGACAGCTCCACCCACAGCAGCAGATGGTTGGCACCATCCGTCCGAGATCAGGAAAATTGTGCCTTGCTGGACCAAAGAGACAGTTGTAGCACAGCTAATCACAGCCCCTGTAACAAAGCCAGCACAGAGTACACAAAAGGCAAACCTCTTGTAAGAAACTCACATATGGACAGCACCTGTGAGACCGTTACAAAAGTGAAAAAGTTTGAACCTGGAACTGGGATGCAGAGCAAAAAgagttcaaagaaaaaaatgaatgaaactaTATTTTGTTTGGTCTCTATCCCAGTTAAATCAGAATCAAATCTGCCAGATACAGATAGGAACAACAACATAACCCAGAGCCCTGATAAGAACAGGTTTGATAACAATGGGGCTTTGCAAGAACAAAGTCTCTTAAGTATGTCTTCAACTGACTTGGAGTTACAAGCTCTTACAGGAAGCATGACCAATAAAAATGAGTTACAAAAACAAGAGCTGTGGAGACCAGAAGAGTTCAAACAAATGAATGACCTCAGATTTATTCAGCCTGCAAAACACAGAGAGCTCAAATACTCTGGCTCCTGGCCAGGTGATCAGTACAAAGACCAGCAAACACAGACCAGTTTCTCTGAAGAACCTAAAAACCCACAGATTTTCCATGGTCCAAAGCCTGGGCAACCCAGCAGTAACAAATCGCTGTCTCCAAAGCAACTAGGATGTACGGCATCCACAGCTGGGTCGAAACAGACAGGGTCACCTTCTGATGACAGAGGCTGCATACAGGGTGCGTATGGCATGAAGGGGCAGATGTACCTCAGCCAGTCCAGCAACAGCGCATTTTCTAGAACTGCCACCTCCGTCCCACAGGCCTCCTCACCCAAGGGCCACCAGAGccagcccctgcctgcccaGGAGCGGGAAGCTGGCGTTATTCCCAAGGCTGATGTAGTTAAGGGAGGAGCAGGAGCTCCTTGCAACAGTAAAGAGCTGTTTGGGCAGTTCCTTCTGAAGCCTGTCAGCCGCCGACCATGGGATGCAATAAGTGAGCTAGAAAGTTTTAACAAGGAGCTGCAAGGGCAGGAAGAGAGCATGAGCAGTGAGGAAGACTTGGAAAGTGCAGGAGCTTCTCCGCAGCCACATGCCCTTCCACAGAGAAGGTCACCTAGAAATGGGAACCAAGAACCAAAACGCGATGGGAAGTTGGAAACAGTTGTGCCAGAGGTGCCCGTATTCAAGTCAGGGAGAGTTAAAAGTAAGTCTGAAAGTTGGAGCACAGGGACAGAGCATGGTGCTGAGATGAGCTGTGTTGGCTCTCAGTGCTCTTCACAGCCAGGAGGGAGCAATGAAGGAGTCAGACCAGCAGATGGAAGTCTGATAACAGAAATGAGGACGGGGGAAGCCAAGAATAGAGCAAACAGCCAGCCAATTCGCACAGGACCTGTCAAGAGATTCTTGTCTAGTAGCCCAAGCAGCTCCTACCATGGTAATCCTTTCAATAATCCTGTCTTACAGGAGATGAGCGAAGACCAAAATTATCTAGACTTTGTTAAACTGAGCAAAGGTGCGGCTCCCCAAAATGATACAAAATTCGAGAGAGGCTCAGTTGTACGCTTGTCCTTAACCAAGAGGAACCAAGGGTGCTCTGAGCCAGATTTGAGGGCAGTGGGACTTGATACAGCCTCAGGCCCTGGTGCTAGCAATTCTGATTActcttcaaatgaaaattctgtGGAAATCCCTGTGAATGAGTCCTTGCAGGCAAGAGCTGCAAGAATTTTAGGCATAGAAATAGCAGTGGAATCTCTCCTTCCAGATGACCACGTTGGGCCCCAGCCAGGCACAAGGCCTGCAAACAATGCCCATGACTTTGGGTCATCAGCAGAGAGCACTGTAAGtggcaaagaaggaaaaaaagacagttctTATGAAAGCAGACGTAAGTGTGGGTGGACAGAGAGTGCTCTCTTTGTTGGAGAAAGGGACCAATCGTTATACCCTGATGAATGCCAGACCACTCACCAGGAAAGCAGCACTAAAATGTTGGTGGAGGAGCAAGCGTTTGAACAACCTGAGAGGCCCAGCCAAGGTGGAGACCAAAAGTTGGTATCCAAACCAACTGTGTGTCAGCACTCAGAAAAGAGAGTGAGGAGCACCTCAAAAGTGATAGAGACACTACAAGGCAAGCTCACATCTCCACCAAGCCGGACTGCCATGGATCGCTTAGTGCGAATGAAAGAAGTCGACTCTGTGTCCCGGATGAGACGTCTGAGCATTAAAAGTGCAGACTCAGGAGAGGAGGTGGACGAGGAGAAGCTGGCAAAGGTACATGAGGAGAGAGGAAGCAAACTGGCAACTTCAGGGACTGTGTCCAAGCGTGTTGTCTCTCTCAGTGAAAATGGATATTTAGGTGGAATGGACAAGAAGAAAATCGACAGAGATTTTTCCTTAG